The proteins below come from a single Holdemania massiliensis genomic window:
- a CDS encoding response regulator transcription factor codes for MSSVLIIEDDKEICQILTDFLCNYNYETECCFSGLNALSVFNQKFFDLVILDLMLPYVSGEEILCGIRKVSDVPILVVSAKDLVRTKVELLRLGADDYITKPFNLEELLARIERCLIRNQKTFPGIRIICGELALDTQSKSVFIQENPISLTAKEYQILELLMKYPNKVFSKQNLYETVWNDVFARDNDVMNTHISNIRKKLGSEGWRIETVWGLGYRFIKS; via the coding sequence ATGAGCAGTGTATTAATCATAGAAGATGACAAAGAAATATGTCAAATATTAACTGATTTTTTGTGCAATTATAATTATGAAACTGAATGTTGTTTTTCTGGACTTAACGCATTGTCTGTTTTTAACCAGAAGTTCTTTGACTTAGTTATCTTAGATTTAATGCTTCCTTATGTCAGCGGGGAAGAAATACTGTGCGGAATAAGAAAGGTTTCCGATGTACCGATTTTAGTTGTATCCGCAAAAGATTTAGTACGCACGAAAGTAGAATTACTGCGGCTTGGCGCGGATGACTATATAACCAAGCCTTTCAACTTAGAAGAGCTGTTGGCACGGATCGAACGCTGTTTAATCCGAAATCAGAAAACATTTCCGGGAATCCGGATTATCTGTGGAGAATTGGCGTTAGATACGCAGTCAAAATCAGTTTTTATTCAAGAGAATCCCATTTCACTGACAGCTAAAGAATATCAAATTTTAGAATTGTTAATGAAATATCCCAATAAGGTTTTCTCTAAGCAAAATCTTTATGAAACTGTATGGAATGATGTTTTTGCACGAGATAATGATGTAATGAATACGCACATCAGTAATATTAGAAAAAAGCTGGGCAGCGAAGGGTGGCGTATAGAAACTGTATGGGGATTGGGGTATCGTTTCATCAAGAGCTGA
- a CDS encoding DUF1700 domain-containing protein, which translates to MTRQIYLHRLKEALEGLPREEQESAMRYCEEYFDEAGEDQFEQAVHDLGSPEEFAKGIRSSYNSRMNADQKEHKSWPWPLILILALVACPIWVPLAAVIVILLIIFGFLLCLPFMLILLLLFLFFGLAASLLITAVRMIFVSWASAGLALGGMLICAALFLVCLCGLITLIKKVVPWAKVKAQEGYEWIQERRSQA; encoded by the coding sequence ATGACTAGACAGATTTATCTGCATCGGCTGAAAGAAGCGCTGGAAGGCCTGCCGCGGGAGGAACAGGAAAGTGCGATGCGGTATTGTGAGGAATATTTTGATGAAGCGGGTGAGGATCAGTTTGAACAGGCAGTTCATGATCTGGGATCTCCGGAAGAATTTGCGAAGGGTATTCGCAGCAGCTATAACAGCCGGATGAATGCAGACCAGAAAGAACATAAGAGCTGGCCATGGCCGCTGATTCTGATTCTGGCGTTGGTGGCCTGTCCGATCTGGGTGCCGCTGGCGGCAGTGATCGTGATCCTGCTGATCATTTTCGGATTCCTGCTGTGTCTGCCATTTATGCTTATTCTGCTGCTTCTGTTCTTGTTTTTCGGACTGGCAGCTTCGCTGCTGATTACTGCAGTGAGAATGATATTTGTTTCTTGGGCTTCAGCCGGACTGGCTTTAGGCGGAATGTTAATCTGCGCAGCTCTGTTTCTGGTTTGCCTGTGCGGTTTGATTACCTTAATTAAAAAAGTTGTCCCTTGGGCAAAAGTGAAGGCGCAGGAAGGCTATGAATGGATTCAGGAAAGGAGGAGCCAGGCATGA
- the rpsI gene encoding 30S ribosomal protein S9 — translation MAAKKKSNVTYIGTGRRKTAVARVFMTPGTGAMSINGKTLEEYLPEETLRMVVRSPLELTETLGQFDIKINVCGGGFTGQAGAMRHGIARALLEASSDYRPKLKAAGFLTRDSRAKERKKYGLKAARRAPQFSKR, via the coding sequence ATGGCAGCGAAAAAGAAATCAAACGTAACGTATATCGGCACAGGCCGTCGTAAAACAGCTGTTGCCCGCGTCTTCATGACCCCGGGCACAGGTGCAATGAGCATCAATGGAAAGACTTTGGAGGAATACCTGCCGGAAGAAACACTGCGCATGGTTGTCCGTTCCCCGTTGGAACTGACAGAAACTCTGGGTCAGTTTGACATCAAGATCAATGTCTGTGGCGGTGGATTCACCGGCCAGGCAGGCGCTATGCGTCATGGTATCGCACGGGCATTGCTGGAAGCTTCCAGTGATTACCGTCCGAAGCTGAAGGCAGCGGGTTTCCTGACTCGTGACAGCCGCGCTAAGGAACGGAAGAAGTATGGCTTAAAGGCCGCTCGTCGTGCTCCGCAGTTCAGCAAGCGTTAA
- a CDS encoding MerR family transcriptional regulator codes for MKNQYKIHQICQLYHIGADSLRYYEKMGLIQPQRSEGNYRLYSLSDIWRLNVIRDLLKLGFSTQQIKTYLDSRSVATTRHLLDEKEAILRQRIEEMKKDLQDLQNRRQSLEEALSEPMNQVRLRTFPKRRCLLLKEKIEHDEDIDYLLTKLSGRLEEQLSILGNVDTGSILEPQADGTVRCTSVFICTEDESYDFTLEEGQYLTLTYSGRYDTHDEHLRILQEAIQKRKLKAVGQFLEFLLIDIHETQRYDEYVTQLQVRVVAE; via the coding sequence ATGAAAAATCAGTATAAGATTCACCAGATCTGTCAGCTGTATCATATTGGTGCAGATTCGCTGCGGTATTATGAAAAGATGGGTTTGATTCAGCCGCAGCGCAGTGAAGGAAATTACCGGCTGTACTCCCTCAGCGATATTTGGCGGCTTAACGTGATCCGAGACTTATTAAAGCTGGGTTTCAGCACGCAGCAGATCAAAACCTATCTTGATTCCCGCTCCGTGGCTACCACCCGTCACCTGCTGGACGAAAAGGAAGCCATTCTGAGGCAGCGCATCGAGGAGATGAAGAAAGACCTACAGGACTTGCAAAATCGCCGTCAGAGCCTTGAGGAAGCGCTCAGCGAGCCGATGAATCAGGTGCGTTTACGAACATTTCCTAAACGGAGATGTCTGCTTTTAAAAGAGAAGATTGAACATGACGAGGATATCGATTATCTGTTGACAAAATTATCTGGACGGTTAGAGGAACAGCTGTCGATTCTCGGCAATGTCGATACCGGATCCATTCTGGAACCTCAGGCGGACGGCACAGTCCGATGCACATCGGTCTTCATTTGTACGGAAGATGAGTCCTATGATTTTACATTGGAAGAAGGCCAATATCTCACCCTGACTTACAGCGGCCGCTACGATACGCATGACGAGCATCTGCGAATCCTGCAGGAGGCAATTCAGAAACGAAAACTAAAAGCCGTCGGTCAGTTCCTGGAATTCTTACTGATCGACATTCATGAAACCCAGCGTTATGATGAATATGTCACGCAGCTTCAGGTCCGTGTTGTTGCTGAGTAA
- a CDS encoding ABC transporter permease subunit has protein sequence MLNYLKAELYRLVHSKSWIGFILGSAFILFLSMIFGEMTIMGSGEGMLLDIGFQAKSYLSAAEPTFETVAQSCLGYTAFFWLVNVLFTATFFNKEYEVGTIKLSVAYGIDRRIIYFSKAMIILVVSIFMYFAFILGFFILETMQSGYLMSLAEFMQLLQWTVINGLVLLAMNCLVIFLCGLISNISVVTGVSCIYIFSGACVYLMSWASMETLFPLLRTYVYANPMFYWMNICSSNITRIIDYLPWYLLSSTLLLIIGCILVNRKEIK, from the coding sequence ATGTTAAATTATTTAAAAGCGGAATTGTACCGGCTGGTGCATTCAAAATCATGGATCGGTTTTATTTTAGGTAGTGCGTTTATTTTGTTTTTATCCATGATTTTTGGTGAAATGACGATCATGGGATCAGGTGAAGGGATGCTTTTGGATATTGGCTTCCAAGCTAAAAGTTATTTATCTGCCGCAGAACCTACTTTTGAAACTGTTGCTCAGTCGTGTCTTGGATATACTGCTTTTTTCTGGCTAGTCAATGTTCTGTTTACGGCTACTTTTTTTAACAAAGAATATGAAGTGGGAACGATAAAATTGTCTGTTGCTTATGGAATTGACCGCCGGATTATTTATTTTTCAAAAGCGATGATCATCCTCGTTGTTTCGATATTTATGTATTTTGCATTCATCCTGGGCTTTTTCATCTTAGAAACAATGCAGTCAGGATATTTGATGAGTCTGGCAGAATTCATGCAGCTTCTACAATGGACTGTGATTAACGGCTTGGTTTTGTTGGCGATGAACTGCCTTGTCATCTTCTTATGCGGTTTAATCTCGAATATCAGCGTTGTAACAGGTGTCAGCTGTATTTATATATTCAGCGGCGCATGCGTTTATCTGATGTCTTGGGCAAGCATGGAAACTCTATTTCCGCTATTGAGAACTTATGTGTACGCAAACCCGATGTTTTACTGGATGAATATTTGCTCATCTAACATTACAAGAATTATAGATTATTTGCCTTGGTATTTATTAAGCAGCACATTACTGCTTATAATCGGTTGTATTCTTGTCAATCGGAAAGAAATTAAATAG
- the rplM gene encoding 50S ribosomal protein L13 — MRQTTMAKPNEVVRQWYVVDGQGLTLGRLASEVATVLRGKHKPTFTPNVDCGDYVIVINADKIEITGDQDNKKSYFSHSMHPGGLRVRTTRVMREQYTVEWVEKAIKGMLPHTKLGDVMRTHLFVYTGSEHPHQAQKPVELKIKG, encoded by the coding sequence ATGCGCCAGACAACTATGGCAAAACCAAATGAAGTTGTACGTCAGTGGTACGTCGTTGACGGACAAGGATTAACACTGGGACGTCTTGCGAGTGAAGTCGCGACCGTTCTGCGTGGAAAGCACAAACCTACATTTACACCGAATGTTGACTGCGGTGATTATGTCATCGTCATCAATGCTGACAAGATCGAGATCACTGGAGATCAGGATAACAAGAAGAGCTATTTCAGCCACTCGATGCATCCAGGCGGACTGCGCGTTCGTACGACTCGTGTCATGCGTGAACAGTATACTGTTGAATGGGTCGAAAAGGCCATCAAGGGTATGTTGCCGCACACGAAGTTAGGCGATGTTATGCGTACACATCTGTTTGTTTACACAGGCAGCGAACATCCGCATCAGGCTCAGAAACCTGTTGAGCTGAAAATCAAGGGTTAG
- a CDS encoding MATE family efflux transporter, with the protein MTKTFFKYVIPSMLAFALSGIYAIVDGFFVGNSVGDQGLATINLVYPLVALIQAAGTGIGMAGAIHFAIAEGGNRMNERNRYFWITCGLLVLVSVVLTLVYLPLGGTLLHLLGAQGALESYGREYITVIIMGILFQVLGVGLVPVIRNMGKSIQAMAAMIAGFLTNILLDYVFVWVLPYGLAGAAAATVLGQAVTMIWCLAVLYPLRKTLKAQWDKGWEYQTTRILKLTPSPLGLTFVPNVTLILINWSAIRVGGDNAVSTYAIISYVCCVMLLLLQGISDGTQPLFSQYYGEQNPSKVRHVRKLAFQFGLAIALLSMILLYSQRYASAVLFGASVQTIDAVGRSLPVFILGFAFVAVSRIAISYFYATEKNKYAYLLIYGEPIILACLLLFLPAQFGIVGTWAAVPISQVVIAVFSLGLLRKAEHQESILLCSQNNPSSGAMQD; encoded by the coding sequence TTGACCAAAACATTTTTTAAGTATGTGATCCCTTCCATGCTCGCTTTTGCCCTGTCAGGAATCTACGCGATTGTCGATGGTTTCTTTGTCGGCAACAGTGTGGGTGATCAAGGGCTGGCCACAATCAATCTTGTTTATCCGCTGGTCGCTCTGATTCAGGCTGCAGGGACAGGGATCGGGATGGCCGGCGCCATTCACTTCGCCATTGCGGAGGGCGGGAATCGAATGAATGAACGGAATCGTTATTTCTGGATTACCTGCGGTCTGTTAGTTTTAGTCAGCGTGGTTCTGACTTTGGTGTATCTGCCCTTAGGCGGAACGCTGCTGCATCTATTGGGAGCACAGGGAGCATTGGAAAGTTATGGCCGGGAATACATCACGGTCATTATAATGGGAATCTTGTTTCAGGTGTTGGGTGTCGGTTTAGTACCCGTAATCCGCAATATGGGAAAATCGATTCAGGCAATGGCTGCGATGATCGCCGGTTTTCTTACCAATATCCTGCTGGATTATGTTTTTGTCTGGGTGCTGCCGTATGGTTTGGCTGGCGCGGCCGCTGCGACAGTGTTGGGACAGGCGGTCACGATGATTTGGTGCCTGGCCGTGCTGTATCCGCTGCGGAAAACGCTAAAGGCACAATGGGATAAAGGCTGGGAATATCAGACTACTCGGATTCTGAAACTGACGCCTTCACCTTTAGGTCTGACCTTTGTCCCCAATGTGACATTGATTTTGATCAACTGGAGCGCGATTCGGGTCGGAGGCGACAATGCCGTCAGCACCTACGCGATCATCAGCTATGTCTGCTGCGTCATGCTGCTTCTGCTGCAGGGAATCAGTGACGGCACGCAGCCGCTGTTCAGCCAATATTATGGCGAACAGAACCCGTCCAAAGTTCGCCATGTGCGGAAGCTGGCCTTTCAGTTTGGTCTGGCGATTGCCTTGCTCAGCATGATTCTGCTGTACAGCCAACGCTATGCCTCAGCGGTTTTGTTTGGGGCTTCAGTCCAGACAATAGACGCCGTGGGCAGAAGTCTGCCGGTCTTTATTCTAGGGTTTGCCTTTGTTGCTGTTTCGCGGATTGCGATTTCCTATTTCTATGCGACAGAGAAGAACAAATATGCCTATCTTTTGATTTATGGTGAACCGATCATTCTGGCATGTCTGCTGCTGTTCCTGCCGGCTCAGTTCGGCATCGTCGGTACCTGGGCGGCGGTTCCGATCTCTCAGGTCGTGATTGCGGTATTCAGTCTTGGATTGTTAAGAAAGGCAGAACATCAGGAATCCATTCTGCTCTGCAGTCAAAATAATCCAAGTTCGGGCGCAATGCAGGATTAG
- a CDS encoding sensor histidine kinase — MFWIFILTLLFLMIFIFKLVCWKKQIRKINIQLQEILNEKTQKFITLTLMDKDLEKMTVMINELAESERISMGQAQIKEEKQKENITCLTHDLRTPLTSIRGYLELMQNASDEKRAQYMEALVGKAIRLEQLINDFYQISLLDDNEISYKKEMIELNKLVTEVILDNHSLFENRKIIPEIQLAEEDIFLDSDKTALTRIFQNLIINAIRSTTGKLSIRLITNDRELKVSIQNSIKEDFCLDSTKIFDRFYSGDISRGNGNSGQGLYIVKKLLAQLGCEEPRVNITKESFEIIVNLSSIRTPNNS; from the coding sequence ATGTTCTGGATATTTATTTTAACACTTCTTTTTTTGATGATTTTTATTTTCAAGTTAGTTTGCTGGAAAAAACAGATTCGTAAAATAAATATTCAGCTGCAGGAAATTCTGAATGAGAAAACGCAAAAGTTTATAACGCTAACGTTGATGGATAAAGATCTGGAAAAGATGACAGTCATGATTAATGAGCTTGCTGAAAGTGAAAGAATAAGTATGGGGCAGGCACAGATAAAAGAGGAAAAACAGAAAGAGAATATAACATGTTTAACGCATGACTTGCGGACTCCATTAACTTCTATTAGAGGTTATTTAGAATTGATGCAAAATGCTTCGGATGAAAAGCGAGCGCAGTATATGGAAGCTTTGGTTGGAAAAGCGATACGTTTAGAACAGTTAATCAACGATTTTTATCAAATTTCATTGTTGGATGATAATGAAATTTCTTATAAAAAGGAAATGATTGAACTCAATAAACTGGTGACTGAGGTTATATTGGATAATCATTCTCTGTTTGAAAACAGAAAAATTATTCCGGAAATTCAGTTGGCAGAGGAAGACATTTTCTTGGATTCCGATAAAACGGCGCTGACGCGTATTTTTCAAAATCTTATTATTAATGCGATTCGCTCAACAACCGGGAAACTAAGTATCCGTTTAATTACAAATGATCGTGAATTGAAAGTCAGTATTCAAAATTCGATAAAGGAAGACTTTTGCCTGGATTCGACAAAAATATTTGATCGGTTTTATTCAGGAGATATTTCCAGAGGGAATGGTAATTCAGGCCAGGGATTATATATTGTTAAGAAATTATTGGCACAATTAGGCTGCGAAGAACCGCGTGTCAACATAACAAAAGAATCATTTGAAATTATCGTTAATCTATCAAGCATTCGAACGCCAAATAATAGTTGA
- a CDS encoding N-acetylmuramoyl-L-alanine amidase family protein, with product MKRLKRKCWATGSLIVLLIAALVMRAFSRAITVMSDTRLNGMTIVIDAGHGGKDPGARSQAIDEDEINLKTAKKLQRLLEGAGAEVIMIREEDVDLAPSEAKNVKREDLKKRVEIMNQPQVTLFISIHCNISLDKRVHGAEVYYQQGNENSHQLAAAVLERLRPVTESKFQPKTGNIYILKQTTTLGILAEIGFLSNGQDLAALQKDEHLDEIAYAIFQGIDDFVKILE from the coding sequence ATGAAACGGTTAAAACGAAAATGTTGGGCAACAGGCAGTTTGATTGTTCTGTTGATCGCCGCTCTGGTGATGCGGGCATTCAGCCGTGCGATTACGGTCATGTCGGATACACGCTTAAACGGAATGACAATAGTGATTGATGCGGGCCATGGGGGAAAGGATCCGGGAGCGCGGAGTCAGGCGATCGACGAAGATGAGATTAATTTAAAAACAGCGAAGAAACTGCAGCGATTGTTGGAAGGGGCGGGTGCCGAAGTGATTATGATCCGGGAAGAGGACGTTGATCTGGCACCTTCGGAGGCTAAGAATGTGAAGCGGGAAGATCTGAAGAAACGAGTAGAGATTATGAATCAGCCCCAAGTGACATTATTTATCAGCATTCACTGCAATATCTCGCTGGACAAACGTGTTCATGGAGCCGAAGTTTATTATCAGCAGGGAAATGAGAATTCCCATCAGCTGGCCGCGGCGGTATTGGAACGGCTGCGGCCGGTAACGGAGTCGAAATTCCAACCCAAAACCGGGAATATCTATATTCTGAAACAGACGACTACGTTGGGGATTTTGGCTGAGATTGGATTCTTGTCCAACGGTCAGGATTTAGCTGCACTGCAGAAAGATGAACACCTGGATGAAATTGCTTATGCAATCTTTCAGGGGATTGATGATTTTGTTAAGATTCTGGAATAA
- a CDS encoding ORF6N domain-containing protein, whose protein sequence is MIEREPTKYVNGQSIRNTEYQNLKCQTGFASFDQEEKNYGGRRTLPYAFTEQGISMLASVLHSEVAVKVSFGITLIEDVGVVRNILLRLELEIEG, encoded by the coding sequence ATAATCGAGAGAGAACCTACTAAATATGTCAACGGACAGAGTATTCGGAACACGGAGTATCAAAACTTGAAATGCCAAACTGGCTTTGCAAGTTTTGATCAGGAAGAAAAGAATTATGGTGGCCGTAGGACACTTCCTTATGCATTTACAGAACAGGGAATTTCTATGCTGGCCAGTGTGTTGCATAGCGAAGTAGCAGTTAAGGTAAGCTTTGGAATTACGTTGATTGAGGATGTTGGTGTTGTGAGGAACATTCTTCTGAGATTAGAGCTGGAAATAGAGGGGTAA
- a CDS encoding MarR family winged helix-turn-helix transcriptional regulator — translation MNEHQTLMMEYYELWGRMDDVYDHWAKARGISYTELLFLYTLWETDRPITQRDLCQRWHLPKQTVNSILHALAKREIVVFKESPQDHRRKEILLTTQGTALAQTVIRELQTHELEVIQTIGISSMRAMLKETKRFLDAFEEVKP, via the coding sequence ATGAATGAACATCAGACATTGATGATGGAGTATTATGAGCTCTGGGGGAGAATGGATGACGTTTATGACCACTGGGCAAAAGCACGGGGTATTTCATATACAGAGCTGTTGTTTCTTTATACTTTGTGGGAAACAGATCGGCCCATAACCCAACGAGATCTGTGTCAGAGATGGCATCTGCCAAAACAAACGGTCAATTCAATTCTGCACGCCCTGGCGAAGCGGGAGATCGTTGTTTTCAAAGAATCCCCACAAGATCATAGGCGTAAGGAAATCCTTCTTACAACGCAGGGAACGGCGCTGGCGCAAACCGTGATCCGTGAGCTGCAGACTCACGAGCTTGAGGTGATCCAAACGATCGGAATTTCATCAATGCGGGCGATGTTAAAGGAAACGAAACGCTTTCTTGATGCGTTTGAGGAGGTGAAACCTTGA
- a CDS encoding ATP-binding cassette domain-containing protein produces MNEIIFQTKDIVKRYKHVNVLDRINMTVKRGDIYGLIGENGAGKTTLIRLLTGLANPSTGELFLFGHQGKSIAGQRSRMGCIIEGPSLYSEMTAIENLEVQRLQRGIPGKENLDHVLALVHLDHVGKKKVKNFSLGMRQRLALAIALLGTPEFLVLDEPINGLDPVGILELRNLLKSLNKEMGITILISSHILSELNQLATKYGILSHGELMQEIDAKELEKQCQKHLYLKVSDVSKVASLLELELHTHNYRVLPDNSICLYDYLDAPEQISAMLGRNDITLYQLTCKGEDLESYYMKIIAGEKSC; encoded by the coding sequence ATGAATGAAATCATTTTTCAAACGAAAGACATTGTAAAAAGATATAAACATGTCAATGTACTGGATCGGATTAATATGACGGTGAAGCGCGGTGACATTTACGGATTGATCGGTGAGAATGGAGCGGGGAAAACAACCTTAATCCGCTTATTAACCGGACTGGCAAATCCTTCGACCGGAGAGTTATTTCTGTTTGGACACCAAGGAAAGTCCATTGCAGGACAGCGTTCCCGAATGGGATGTATTATAGAAGGTCCGTCTTTGTATTCCGAGATGACGGCGATTGAAAATTTAGAAGTTCAGCGATTGCAGCGGGGAATTCCTGGTAAAGAGAATCTTGACCACGTTCTCGCTTTAGTTCATTTAGATCATGTCGGAAAGAAAAAAGTAAAGAATTTTTCTTTAGGAATGCGGCAGCGGCTTGCGTTGGCCATTGCCTTGTTAGGAACCCCTGAATTTCTGGTTTTGGATGAACCGATTAATGGATTAGATCCGGTCGGTATTTTAGAACTTAGAAATTTATTAAAAAGTTTGAATAAAGAAATGGGAATAACGATCTTGATTTCAAGTCATATTTTGTCAGAGCTGAATCAACTGGCAACGAAGTATGGTATTTTGAGTCATGGAGAATTAATGCAGGAAATTGATGCGAAGGAATTAGAAAAACAATGTCAGAAGCATCTGTACCTGAAAGTGAGCGATGTGTCGAAAGTGGCTTCTTTATTAGAATTAGAGCTGCATACCCATAATTATAGAGTTTTGCCTGACAATTCCATCTGTTTATATGATTATCTTGATGCGCCTGAACAAATTTCCGCGATGCTGGGAAGAAATGATATCACCTTATATCAGTTAACGTGCAAAGGCGAAGATTTAGAGAGCTACTATATGAAAATCATAGCGGGAGAAAAATCATGTTAA
- a CDS encoding MATE family efflux transporter — MSLKRKFIRFVLPSMASMLVFNLYTMVDGIFIANYAGETALAAVNLAMPFINFMFAFSLLLSIGASTLISIHRGAGREERANQLFTMNTVVLSTLALLISVSCVILAQPLALFLGAGSDTLQYVTEYLRIIGGFGFFFIVSYSFEVLIKADGFPQLSTFGVLLGAFTNVVLDALFVFGFHWGLAGAAWATGISQLLTFLVFFSHFLFSRKTHFHFTRFSLDLSQYKRIVPIGIADCITELSAGVIVFAFNHQILSIIGTSGVVSYTVMTYVYNLVLMAFVGIAQGCQPLVSYAVGQRDSATIKLVYRYGLIAAALTSALCFGGCMILTPQIVSVFIKPQEAALFANTITAFRIYAICFLIMGYNVLTSGFFVALAKPKAALTLSLARGIVVILVCLLILSSALGAVGIWLTPTVSEGLCLILSLILMRTTHPFAAA, encoded by the coding sequence ATGAGCTTAAAACGTAAATTTATACGCTTTGTCCTGCCATCCATGGCGTCGATGCTGGTTTTTAACCTGTATACGATGGTGGACGGGATCTTTATTGCCAATTATGCAGGAGAAACAGCCTTGGCTGCCGTCAATCTGGCGATGCCTTTTATCAACTTTATGTTTGCTTTTTCACTGCTGCTGTCGATCGGCGCGTCGACGTTGATTTCGATCCATCGAGGCGCGGGGCGAGAGGAGCGGGCTAATCAGCTGTTTACGATGAATACCGTTGTCCTGTCCACGCTGGCGCTGCTGATTTCGGTAAGCTGTGTGATCTTGGCTCAGCCGCTGGCTTTGTTTCTGGGAGCCGGCAGCGATACGCTGCAGTATGTAACGGAATATCTGCGGATCATCGGGGGATTTGGCTTTTTCTTTATTGTTTCTTATTCGTTTGAAGTGCTGATCAAGGCCGACGGCTTCCCGCAGCTGTCCACTTTCGGTGTTCTGCTGGGGGCGTTTACCAACGTTGTGCTGGATGCTTTGTTTGTCTTCGGCTTCCATTGGGGACTAGCCGGAGCTGCCTGGGCAACGGGAATTTCCCAGCTGCTGACCTTTCTTGTTTTCTTCAGCCACTTTCTGTTTAGCCGGAAAACGCACTTTCATTTTACCCGGTTTTCGCTGGATCTGTCTCAATACAAGCGGATTGTGCCGATCGGGATTGCCGACTGCATTACCGAGCTATCCGCCGGCGTCATCGTCTTTGCGTTCAATCATCAGATTTTATCCATTATCGGAACATCCGGCGTTGTCAGCTATACGGTTATGACATATGTCTACAATCTGGTGCTGATGGCGTTTGTAGGCATTGCCCAGGGCTGTCAGCCGTTAGTCAGCTATGCGGTGGGACAGCGGGACTCCGCGACGATCAAACTGGTGTATCGGTACGGACTGATTGCCGCTGCACTCACTTCGGCGCTCTGTTTTGGCGGTTGCATGATCCTGACGCCGCAGATCGTCTCAGTCTTTATCAAGCCGCAGGAAGCGGCGCTGTTTGCCAATACGATCACCGCTTTCCGAATTTATGCAATTTGTTTTCTGATCATGGGCTATAATGTATTAACATCCGGATTCTTTGTTGCGCTGGCAAAGCCAAAAGCAGCCCTGACGTTATCGTTAGCACGGGGAATCGTTGTGATCTTAGTTTGTTTATTGATTTTGTCCTCAGCTCTAGGGGCAGTGGGTATCTGGCTGACTCCGACCGTAAGCGAAGGTCTGTGTCTGATTTTAAGCTTGATCCTGATGCGGACAACGCATCCCTTTGCAGCGGCATAG
- a CDS encoding DUF4097 family beta strand repeat-containing protein: protein MKTVLKIAAGMGAAGLILILVISLISGKTSLTSEDLGINVNQLENGIGISVGDHWMGMGQGYKNRHHQDDEDEVHYQHGMAYGDGNFQIYEETFSNITGIDVESDLGDVTLLRNSDTETRVEVSYRNCQSVKTKVENGILKVELEHLEHTRLCNVDHEHSWIAVYVGSGVTLTNSEVELALGDLFVDDLDFVDSEFEMALGDVDFSGTLHGRCKFDVALGDVALTLNGNRTDYQIEAENAMGDLGIGTAYYDQNLSNYWKDTSGTHHLKIDNAMGDTNIQFR from the coding sequence ATGAAAACAGTATTAAAAATTGCGGCAGGCATGGGTGCAGCCGGATTAATTCTGATTCTTGTGATCTCGCTGATCAGCGGGAAGACTTCACTGACCTCTGAGGATTTGGGGATTAACGTGAATCAGCTGGAAAATGGAATCGGCATCAGCGTCGGCGATCATTGGATGGGAATGGGCCAGGGTTATAAGAACCGGCATCATCAGGACGATGAGGATGAAGTTCATTATCAGCACGGCATGGCTTACGGCGACGGGAATTTTCAGATCTATGAAGAAACGTTTTCCAATATCACAGGAATTGATGTGGAAAGTGATCTGGGCGATGTGACGCTGCTTCGCAACAGCGATACGGAAACGCGGGTGGAAGTGAGTTACCGAAATTGCCAGAGCGTTAAAACAAAAGTTGAAAATGGAATTTTGAAGGTCGAACTGGAGCATCTTGAACATACCCGGCTTTGCAATGTCGATCACGAACATAGCTGGATTGCAGTTTATGTCGGCAGCGGTGTGACGCTGACTAATTCCGAGGTGGAACTGGCGCTAGGAGATTTGTTTGTCGATGATCTGGATTTTGTGGATTCAGAATTTGAGATGGCACTGGGCGATGTGGATTTCAGCGGAACGCTGCATGGCCGCTGCAAATTTGATGTGGCCCTGGGCGATGTCGCGCTGACGCTTAATGGGAATCGCACTGACTATCAGATTGAAGCGGAAAATGCAATGGGCGATCTGGGAATCGGGACGGCTTATTACGATCAGAACCTTTCAAATTATTGGAAGGATACAAGCGGAACGCATCATCTGAAAATTGATAATGCCATGGGAGATACGAATATTCAGTTTCGCTGA